A single window of Nicotiana sylvestris chromosome 5, ASM39365v2, whole genome shotgun sequence DNA harbors:
- the LOC138869746 gene encoding uncharacterized protein — protein sequence MTCDSSLTSTPTPLLIIELAKILLKRRVNIACVQETGWARLSARDADGYKLCYSGTQKGKNGLSILVDRELREYVVEVRRVNNKLTIIKLVVGQCTLNVVSAYAPHTSLDEEVKRRFWKGLDEIVHQVPPAEKLFIGGDFNGYIGSSAGGYDEVYGGFDFGEKNGGGTSLLDFAKAFGLVIANSSFPKREEHLVTFQNTVAKT from the coding sequence atgacctgtgattcaagcctcacatccacgcccactCCCCTATTGATTATAGAGTTGGCAAAGATCCTTCTAAAGAGGAGGGTCAATATAGCCTGTGTCCAGGAGACCGGGTGGGCAAGGTTGAGTGCGAGAGACGCGGATGGGTATAAACTTTGTTACTCAGGAACCCAGAAGGGTAAGAATGGATTGAGTATTTTGGTGGATAGGGAACTTAGAGAGTATGTGGTTGAGGTTAGACGAGTGAATAATAAGTTGACGATTATTAAGTTGGTGGTAGGTCAGTGCACCCTAAACGTCGTTAGCGCATATGCGCCTCATACAAGCCTAGATGAGGAGGTTAAACGGCGTTTTTGGAAGGGGTTAGATGAGATTGTTCATCAGGTACCACCTGCTGAGAAGTTATttataggaggagatttcaatggttaTATTGGGTCGTCCGCAGGTGGGTATGATGAAGTGTATGGAGGCTTCGATTTTGGGGAGAAGAATGGAGGAGGAACCTCGTTACTGGACTTTGCTAAGGCTTTTGGGTTGGTAATTGCAAACTCTAGCTTTCCAAAAagggaggagcatttggttacttttcaGAACACGGTGGCAAAGACTTAA